In Vibrio mangrovi, the DNA window GAACATGTTGTACCACATGTTATGAATACCCGCTAAAGTGATAAACTGATAACGGTATCCCATGTCTGCCAATGATTGCTGGAAGTGTCGGATGGTTTCTGCATCCAGATTTTTCTCCCAGTTAAATGAAGGAGAGCAGTTATAGGCCAGAAGCTGCTCCGGATACTGTTCATGAATTGCCTCGGCAAAACGGCGGGCTTCATCCAGATCCGGTTTTGCGGTTTCACACCAGACTAAATCGGCATAAGGAGCATAAGCCAGCCCCCGGGAGATCGCCTGATCAATTCCGGCTTTCACCCGGTAGAAACCTTCAGCAGTCCGCTGTCCGATAATGAAATCCTTATCATAGGGATCACAGTCGGAAGTCAACAAATCAGCAGCATTAGCGTCAGTCCGGGCAATAACCAGAGTTGTTGTCCCTGCCACATCGGCAGCCAGCCTTGCCGCAATCAGTTTTTGTACCGCTTCCTGAGTCGGTACCAGAACTTTGCCGCCCATATGACCACATTTTTTCACCGATGCCAGTTGATCTTCAAAATGGACACCTGCAGCGCCAGCCTCAATCATATGTTTCATTAGTTCATAGGCATTGAGAACCCCACCAAATCCTGCTTCCGCATCGGCAACAATCGGCAGGAAGTAATCAATTCCCCCTTCATCTTCCGGCGTCATACCATTTGCCCATTGGATTTGGTCTGCCCGGCGGAATGAACTATTGATTCTTTTGACGACCGCGGGAACGGAATCAACCGGATAGAGGGATTGGTCCGGATACATTGCCGAAGCCGTATTATTATCGGCCGCGACCTGCCAGCCCGACAGATAGATCGCTTCAATACCGGCTTTTGCCTGCTGAACGGCTTGTCCGCCGGTCAAAGCTCCCAGACAGTTTACATATCCTTTTTTCGCCTCACCGTTCACCAGTGACC includes these proteins:
- the aceA gene encoding isocitrate lyase, which gives rise to MTLTRRQQIEALEKDWATNPRWKHVKRTYTAEEVVALRGSVMPEHTLSQRGADKLWSLVNGEAKKGYVNCLGALTGGQAVQQAKAGIEAIYLSGWQVAADNNTASAMYPDQSLYPVDSVPAVVKRINSSFRRADQIQWANGMTPEDEGGIDYFLPIVADAEAGFGGVLNAYELMKHMIEAGAAGVHFEDQLASVKKCGHMGGKVLVPTQEAVQKLIAARLAADVAGTTTLVIARTDANAADLLTSDCDPYDKDFIIGQRTAEGFYRVKAGIDQAISRGLAYAPYADLVWCETAKPDLDEARRFAEAIHEQYPEQLLAYNCSPSFNWEKNLDAETIRHFQQSLADMGYRYQFITLAGIHNMWYNMFDLAHAYAQGEGMRHYVEKVQRPEFEAAERGYTFVAHQQEVGTGYFDRVTNTIQGGNSSVTALTGSTEEDQF